Proteins encoded within one genomic window of Brachyspira sp. SAP_772:
- a CDS encoding RbsD/FucU domain-containing protein, translating to MKPNDNSKPNIWEDYYNIIIKYEPSFKEFEYIDRFSFYEKAKNAYACIATGETSIYACLIITKGVIIK from the coding sequence ATGAAGCCGAATGATAATTCTAAACCAAATATATGGGAAGATTATTATAATATAATAATAAAATATGAACCATCATTCAAAGAATTTGAGTATATTGATAGATTTTCATTTTATGAGAAAGCTAAAAATGCTTATGCTTGCATTGCAACTGGTGAAACATCTATATACGCATGCTTAATCATAACAAAAGGAGTGATT